In one Rhodohalobacter sp. 614A genomic region, the following are encoded:
- a CDS encoding CoA-binding protein, protein MADIKKAAESFLGLHTIAVVGVSSKGDTAANIIYKKLREQGYKVFAVNPNAKKAEGDACYPSLQSIPDQVDGVVIGTAPDVTPIIVSECASLGIKNIWIHRSFGVGSFHPEALKIAAENNLSLIPGGCPMMFSEPVDPGHKCMRWFLKVTGKQARPVGFHP, encoded by the coding sequence GACATTAAAAAAGCTGCTGAGTCATTCCTCGGGCTTCATACCATAGCAGTTGTTGGGGTTTCATCAAAAGGAGATACAGCAGCCAATATTATCTACAAAAAATTGAGGGAACAGGGATATAAGGTCTTCGCAGTGAACCCTAATGCTAAAAAAGCAGAAGGAGATGCATGTTATCCTTCTCTTCAATCCATTCCCGATCAAGTAGATGGAGTAGTTATTGGTACAGCACCTGATGTTACTCCAATCATTGTTTCGGAATGCGCTTCACTTGGAATTAAAAATATCTGGATACACCGTTCTTTTGGCGTTGGAAGTTTTCATCCGGAAGCATTAAAAATTGCCGCAGAGAATAATCTATCCCTCATTCCGGGTGGTTGCCCGATGATGTTTTCGGAACCCGTGGATCCCGGTCATAAATGTATGCGATGGTTTTTGAAAGTAACCGGCAAACAAGCTCGGCCGGTTGGCTTTCACCCTTAG
- a CDS encoding sulfite exporter TauE/SafE family protein: MSSLKNPFRIFLSLALLLVAGWAILMYSTQNWFLFEENWFMTVTMIFGSFIAGASSEGGGAIAYPAMTLLFNIGPDVARNFSLAIQSFGMTFAAIWIFLSRIKIEKNYLLIAGLGGAIGILFGTYFIVPLIKPSYAKMMFVSFWLSFGFALWVVNFIRKRESVEQLPVLSLYQKTELLVIGVLGGIFSSVFGNGIDICTFAFVVLKYGLSEKVATPTSVILMASNAVIGALLHTFVLDTMQAEAINYLLVCLPVVIFGAPLGAFVINQIGRKTIAVLLITIIVVQFVTALIIIQPSLLLLSFSLGIFLLGMIIFFLLTNFKPSWRKQGSVSTK; the protein is encoded by the coding sequence ATGTCATCTTTAAAGAATCCCTTTCGCATCTTTTTATCGTTAGCGCTTTTATTGGTTGCTGGGTGGGCGATTCTCATGTATTCAACACAAAACTGGTTTTTGTTTGAGGAAAACTGGTTTATGACGGTAACGATGATCTTCGGATCCTTTATTGCAGGTGCAAGCTCAGAAGGTGGTGGCGCCATTGCCTACCCGGCTATGACACTCCTTTTTAATATTGGTCCGGATGTAGCTCGAAATTTTAGCCTGGCCATACAAAGTTTTGGGATGACTTTCGCCGCCATCTGGATTTTCCTTTCCCGAATAAAAATTGAAAAAAATTACCTGCTCATTGCCGGACTCGGGGGAGCTATTGGAATACTGTTTGGCACTTATTTTATCGTCCCTCTTATTAAACCAAGTTATGCCAAAATGATGTTCGTCTCATTTTGGTTGAGCTTCGGATTTGCACTCTGGGTTGTAAATTTTATTCGAAAACGCGAAAGTGTAGAGCAGCTACCGGTTTTATCACTTTACCAAAAAACGGAGCTTCTGGTAATTGGAGTACTTGGCGGAATTTTTAGTTCCGTTTTTGGGAATGGTATTGACATCTGTACATTTGCTTTTGTTGTGCTGAAGTATGGTTTATCAGAAAAAGTAGCCACTCCAACATCCGTCATCTTAATGGCTTCCAATGCCGTTATTGGTGCACTTTTACACACATTTGTACTTGACACCATGCAGGCTGAAGCAATAAACTATCTTTTGGTTTGCCTGCCTGTTGTAATATTTGGAGCGCCTTTGGGAGCATTTGTCATCAATCAGATCGGGAGAAAAACAATCGCAGTTCTTCTGATTACAATTATCGTGGTACAATTTGTTACAGCCCTGATCATTATTCAGCCAAGCCTTCTTCTGCTCTCGTTCTCGTTGGGAATATTCCTTCTTGGCATGATCATCTTTTTTCTTCTAACAAATTTTAAACCATCATGGAGAAAGCAGGGCTCTGTTTCCACAAAGTGA
- a CDS encoding sulfite exporter TauE/SafE family protein gives MIFILLVLCGVLAGTLAGLFGIGGGILFTPILFFLFTSTGLENPTPWTIATSLFCTFTASISSSIQQRKERNFHWKEGFLVGLLGSIGVYFGKVTVTSPYYTKDVFVALFSILLFIVAILFYRRSRTDITFQVINNTFGVVKAGIAGVLGGIVASLAGVGGGIVLVPIMNLLYKLKLAKAVSISSLAIVLISLSGWLQFAFLSGTHEGLTQFTIGYVDFGSGLPLIIGAFAGGFLGVRIGHSVDQHYIQIGFSVLILIIATMMIGSIA, from the coding sequence ATGATTTTCATTCTTCTTGTGCTTTGTGGGGTTTTAGCAGGTACTTTAGCCGGTCTTTTTGGAATTGGAGGAGGTATTCTGTTTACTCCCATTCTTTTTTTTCTGTTCACATCTACAGGTCTGGAAAATCCCACTCCGTGGACAATTGCCACCTCCCTTTTTTGCACTTTTACTGCATCAATAAGCAGTTCTATCCAGCAAAGGAAAGAACGGAATTTTCATTGGAAGGAGGGATTTCTTGTGGGGCTTTTAGGAAGTATCGGGGTGTACTTCGGAAAAGTGACAGTTACTTCTCCATATTATACGAAGGATGTTTTTGTGGCACTTTTTTCCATTCTTCTATTTATTGTCGCCATTCTTTTTTATCGGCGAAGCAGAACCGATATAACATTTCAGGTTATAAATAACACCTTCGGAGTAGTCAAAGCAGGGATTGCCGGTGTGCTTGGCGGTATTGTTGCATCTTTGGCCGGGGTAGGAGGCGGAATTGTGCTTGTTCCCATTATGAACCTTCTCTATAAGTTAAAACTCGCAAAAGCAGTTAGCATTTCATCACTGGCCATCGTATTGATTTCGCTCTCAGGTTGGCTCCAGTTCGCTTTTTTATCAGGTACTCATGAAGGGCTTACACAATTTACAATTGGTTATGTTGATTTTGGTTCCGGGCTGCCGCTCATTATTGGAGCTTTTGCCGGCGGATTTTTAGGGGTTCGTATCGGCCATTCTGTTGATCAACATTATATTCAGATAGGGTTTTCTGTTTTGATATTGATCATTGCTACCATGATGATCGGAAGCATAGCCTGA
- a CDS encoding PhzF family phenazine biosynthesis protein, which produces MKLYQVDAFTDEVFSGNPAAVIPLEEWLDADAMQNIAAENNLSETAYFVKEPDGTFTIRWFTPKTEVDICGHATLASAHVLFEHLDFDGEKVVFQSKSGELTVEKREDIYWMNFPATPPEPIPVPKLLPDAIGTIPIFTGVNRDMIVLLHDEETVQTLKPDYGLLERMEVRGIVVTAEGNDCDFVSRYFAPSMGIYEDPVTGSAHTLLAPFWGKRLGKSSLNARQISKRGGNIQCNQKGDRVEIGGSAVTYMIGEINI; this is translated from the coding sequence ATGAAATTGTACCAGGTAGACGCATTTACAGACGAAGTTTTCTCAGGCAATCCCGCAGCGGTCATCCCTTTAGAGGAATGGCTTGATGCGGATGCAATGCAAAACATTGCGGCTGAGAATAATCTTTCTGAAACAGCTTATTTTGTGAAAGAACCGGACGGTACGTTTACTATTCGATGGTTTACTCCCAAAACAGAAGTTGATATCTGCGGACACGCAACACTTGCTTCTGCTCATGTTCTTTTTGAACACCTGGACTTTGATGGAGAAAAAGTTGTTTTTCAATCCAAAAGTGGTGAATTGACCGTGGAAAAAAGGGAGGATATTTATTGGATGAATTTTCCTGCCACGCCGCCCGAGCCCATACCGGTTCCAAAGTTGCTGCCGGATGCTATTGGTACGATTCCTATTTTTACGGGTGTGAACAGAGATATGATTGTATTATTGCACGATGAAGAAACCGTTCAGACATTAAAGCCCGATTACGGTCTTCTTGAAAGGATGGAAGTACGCGGAATTGTTGTAACGGCAGAAGGAAATGATTGTGATTTTGTGAGCCGTTATTTTGCTCCATCCATGGGGATTTATGAAGATCCGGTTACAGGTTCTGCCCATACCTTGTTAGCTCCATTTTGGGGAAAACGCCTGGGTAAATCCTCACTCAATGCGCGGCAGATTTCTAAACGGGGCGGTAACATTCAATGCAACCAAAAAGGCGACCGGGTTGAAATCGGGGGCAGTGCGGTGACTTATATGATTGGCGAGATTAATATCTGA
- a CDS encoding endonuclease MutS2, with the protein MESEIIIDTKTPYQKLGFGAVLEAAVKYTFTPYGKRYIKNLTPATDPQTVSENLDYASEWMSILQSGSSHPLSVVDDVNDILRASRIRDNTIALDDFLVVLDNARLGRLIKNFFKNNELELTNLKNISEQLINHQPLEDAIEKVVTDRGELRDDASSDLKKIRGRLNRERNRLRDTIHSVMRRVSKQGMTSDEGPTIRNGRMVIPVQAEYKRKVDGFIHDVSSTGQTIYLEPVEALQINNEIRQLELEEQREIERILRTLTSEVRKYADSLEHNIPIIARFDAIHCRVKLGLDLDGNIPELSSDGHLHLIRAMNPNLLLKNRSVENPEPVVPLDLEMNPGELALVITGPNAGGKSVAMRTVGLLNLMLQSGFPIPVQPDSKIPVLDGIYIDIGDDQSIENDLSTFSSRLQWMRTTLEKLKKDSLVLIDEAGSGTDPEEGGALFQAFVEKAIETGARVIVTTHHGSLKVFAHEHENVVNGAMEFNQENLTPTYRFKKGYPGSSYAFEIADRLNISKKVMIRARELLGEKRDAMGDLLINLEQKMQESEHLKLEYEKRLHSLEKREKDVEEHQKNMQSKRKKILEKAYKDAEEIMKGANQRIEQAVEKVVSEGREDKEKITEARRDILNAKKEIASEKEKNQQEEKPFRSKEKPKIGDYVLIEESNTSGELVELSGKKATVLMNGMKIKSNLTKLVKTHPPKKEKRSIKTRAYSLSEDTDLSVSPRLDLRGKRGDEAMKELTKYLDKALTRGLSQVEIIHGKGEGILHKLVHEHLEKRSEVKSFDIAPWDSGGSGCTVVHLS; encoded by the coding sequence ATGGAATCTGAAATAATTATCGACACAAAAACTCCATACCAAAAACTTGGATTTGGTGCCGTTCTTGAAGCGGCCGTGAAGTACACGTTTACTCCATATGGAAAAAGGTACATCAAAAATCTGACGCCGGCTACAGATCCCCAAACCGTTTCTGAAAACCTGGATTATGCTTCTGAATGGATGTCGATTCTCCAAAGCGGCAGTTCTCATCCTCTATCCGTTGTTGATGATGTAAACGATATTCTAAGAGCCAGCAGAATCAGAGATAATACAATTGCACTGGACGATTTCTTGGTTGTACTTGATAATGCCCGGCTCGGACGTCTGATTAAAAACTTCTTTAAGAATAATGAGTTAGAACTCACAAATCTAAAGAATATTTCAGAACAGCTCATTAATCATCAACCGCTGGAAGATGCCATCGAAAAAGTGGTAACAGATCGTGGAGAGTTGCGGGATGATGCCAGTTCCGATCTCAAAAAAATCCGGGGACGGCTGAATCGCGAACGAAATCGTCTGAGAGATACCATTCATTCGGTGATGAGGCGGGTATCAAAACAAGGCATGACTTCGGATGAAGGCCCCACAATCCGAAATGGAAGAATGGTAATACCCGTCCAGGCCGAGTATAAAAGAAAAGTGGACGGGTTTATTCATGATGTATCCTCAACGGGCCAAACGATTTACCTCGAACCGGTTGAAGCACTCCAGATCAATAATGAAATTCGTCAGCTCGAATTGGAGGAGCAGCGCGAAATTGAGCGAATTCTGCGTACCCTGACATCAGAGGTTCGTAAATATGCTGACTCACTGGAACATAATATTCCCATCATCGCCCGTTTTGATGCGATCCATTGTCGTGTAAAACTGGGGCTTGATCTCGATGGAAATATTCCTGAATTGAGCTCTGACGGGCATCTTCATCTTATCCGGGCGATGAACCCCAATTTGCTTTTGAAAAATCGCTCTGTTGAAAATCCAGAACCAGTCGTTCCGCTTGATCTTGAAATGAATCCCGGGGAATTGGCCCTGGTCATAACGGGACCCAACGCCGGGGGTAAATCCGTTGCCATGCGAACGGTTGGATTACTGAATTTGATGCTTCAGAGTGGCTTCCCGATCCCCGTTCAGCCGGATTCCAAAATTCCCGTTTTGGACGGGATTTATATTGATATCGGAGATGACCAATCCATTGAAAACGATTTGAGTACTTTTTCTTCCAGGCTACAATGGATGCGAACCACTCTCGAAAAACTAAAAAAGGATTCTCTCGTTTTGATTGATGAAGCCGGTTCCGGAACCGATCCCGAAGAAGGAGGAGCCCTTTTCCAGGCATTTGTTGAGAAAGCTATCGAAACCGGGGCACGCGTCATTGTTACGACTCATCACGGATCACTCAAAGTGTTTGCTCATGAACATGAGAATGTGGTAAACGGTGCCATGGAATTTAATCAGGAAAACCTCACTCCCACCTATCGCTTCAAAAAGGGATATCCGGGAAGCAGTTATGCTTTTGAGATTGCCGATCGTTTGAATATTTCAAAAAAAGTCATGATACGGGCCCGTGAACTCTTGGGGGAAAAACGAGATGCGATGGGTGATCTCCTCATCAATCTTGAACAAAAAATGCAGGAGTCTGAGCACCTGAAACTGGAGTACGAAAAACGACTTCACTCGCTTGAAAAACGGGAAAAAGATGTGGAAGAGCATCAAAAAAATATGCAGAGCAAGCGGAAAAAAATTCTCGAAAAAGCTTATAAAGACGCCGAAGAGATCATGAAAGGTGCCAATCAGCGCATCGAGCAAGCTGTTGAAAAAGTTGTGAGCGAGGGGCGTGAAGACAAAGAAAAAATCACAGAAGCCCGCCGGGACATTCTCAATGCCAAAAAAGAGATCGCTTCAGAAAAAGAAAAAAATCAGCAGGAAGAAAAGCCATTCCGAAGCAAGGAAAAACCCAAAATTGGTGACTATGTTCTTATTGAGGAAAGCAATACGTCCGGTGAGCTTGTTGAACTTTCCGGGAAGAAAGCCACTGTTTTGATGAACGGAATGAAGATCAAATCGAACCTGACCAAACTTGTGAAAACCCATCCGCCAAAGAAAGAAAAGAGGTCTATAAAAACCCGTGCGTATAGTCTGTCAGAGGATACGGATTTATCGGTGAGTCCGAGACTCGATCTTCGGGGAAAGCGCGGTGATGAAGCCATGAAAGAACTTACCAAATACCTTGACAAAGCTTTGACCCGCGGACTCAGCCAGGTTGAAATTATTCACGGCAAAGGCGAAGGGATTCTTCATAAATTAGTCCATGAACATCTTGAAAAGCGCTCTGAAGTGAAGTCGTTCGATATCGCTCCCTGGGACAGCGGCGGATCCGGGTGTACGGTTGTTCATTTGAGTTAA
- a CDS encoding phosphoglycerate mutase family protein: MKKRLRSRHQIIKALFLLGIFVSFLSKPGNAQVTGDGITTIILVRHAEKVDNSSDPDLSEDGYERAAKLAEILHHVKFDAVYSTDFIRTRETAKPVAEANNLSIIPYDPGNSASEARKWLSNHSGETILVSGHSNSTPAFANEILGRQHFESGFDESDYGNLLMISISDNGGRKLLHLRY, translated from the coding sequence ATGAAAAAAAGATTAAGAAGCCGTCATCAAATTATAAAAGCTCTGTTTCTTCTGGGAATATTTGTTTCTTTTTTGAGCAAACCTGGAAATGCACAGGTAACAGGAGATGGAATAACGACGATTATTTTGGTAAGACATGCCGAAAAGGTAGACAACAGCAGTGATCCGGATTTAAGTGAAGATGGATATGAACGGGCAGCGAAACTGGCGGAAATACTCCATCATGTTAAGTTTGATGCCGTTTATTCAACAGATTTTATTCGAACCAGGGAAACAGCTAAGCCTGTTGCAGAAGCAAATAATTTGTCCATCATACCGTATGATCCAGGAAATTCTGCGAGTGAAGCTAGAAAATGGTTAAGCAATCATAGTGGAGAGACTATTCTGGTCAGTGGTCACTCAAACTCCACGCCTGCTTTTGCAAATGAAATTCTGGGGAGACAACATTTCGAATCAGGATTTGATGAATCCGATTACGGAAATCTGTTGATGATTTCGATTTCAGATAACGGGGGGCGGAAGTTGCTTCATTTGAGGTATTAG
- a CDS encoding glycerophosphodiester phosphodiesterase family protein, which produces MRFLFAAFFSLALVTCTNQQPPKDFDLQGHRGARGLLPENTIPAFLKAVDLGVDTIELDAVITADDKILVSHEPWFHHNISLKPDGTPVTEEEEMSLNIYEMTYEETRQFDVGMSEHPSFPKQQKINVQKPLLEDVIRAVENYVQEQEAEPVHYNIEIKSKPELYDLYYPQPDEFARLLNNLLINLDEEFDLAERTIIQSFDPTALAEFNEVNPDIKLSMLVSGDQNIQQYIDLLGFTPEIWSPSKNAVTPELIKEAHERNMKVIPWTVNTTHEMRSLLDMGVDGIITDYPDSAVTLRPSGM; this is translated from the coding sequence ATGAGATTTTTATTTGCAGCATTTTTCTCACTTGCCCTTGTGACTTGCACCAACCAACAACCCCCCAAAGATTTTGATCTTCAAGGCCATCGCGGAGCGCGGGGCTTACTACCCGAAAATACAATTCCAGCTTTTTTAAAAGCTGTGGATCTGGGTGTTGATACGATTGAGCTTGACGCTGTAATTACAGCAGATGATAAAATTCTGGTTTCACATGAACCCTGGTTTCATCACAATATCAGTTTAAAACCGGATGGAACTCCTGTGACCGAAGAAGAGGAAATGTCACTTAATATTTATGAGATGACATATGAAGAAACTCGTCAATTTGATGTGGGAATGAGTGAACATCCTTCGTTTCCTAAACAGCAGAAAATCAACGTTCAAAAACCTCTGTTAGAAGATGTCATCCGTGCGGTAGAGAATTATGTTCAAGAACAGGAAGCCGAACCTGTCCATTATAATATCGAAATCAAAAGTAAACCCGAACTCTATGATCTTTATTATCCACAGCCGGATGAGTTTGCCCGCTTGCTGAATAATCTATTGATAAATTTAGACGAAGAATTCGACCTCGCTGAAAGAACGATTATTCAGTCTTTTGATCCCACTGCATTGGCAGAGTTTAATGAGGTCAATCCAGATATTAAACTTTCCATGTTGGTTTCAGGTGACCAGAACATCCAGCAATACATTGACCTTCTCGGGTTTACGCCAGAAATCTGGAGTCCGTCAAAAAATGCGGTTACTCCTGAATTAATCAAAGAAGCTCATGAGCGAAATATGAAGGTGATTCCATGGACGGTAAATACCACCCATGAAATGAGATCTTTACTGGACATGGGTGTGGATGGAATTATTACCGATTATCCCGACAGTGCAGTTACTTTGCGTCCATCTGGTATGTAA
- a CDS encoding cupin domain-containing protein: MNSRIEELSKALNLQPHPEGGFYTEVYRSDGIIETEEDGFPDGRHYNTSIYYLLESGDQSHFHRIKSDEVWHHYEGSSVTIHIISQTGSYRKLLVGKDFNEGQKPQQIVPANCWFGVTVDEPDSYALCGCTVSPGFDFEDFEMADQSNLLEKYPEHAEIIKQLTQE, translated from the coding sequence ATGAATTCCAGAATTGAAGAACTATCGAAAGCGTTGAACCTGCAACCTCATCCCGAAGGTGGTTTTTATACTGAAGTTTACAGAAGTGACGGAATTATTGAGACTGAAGAAGATGGTTTTCCTGACGGACGTCATTACAACACATCCATTTATTACCTGTTAGAAAGTGGTGATCAGTCTCATTTTCACCGAATCAAGTCCGATGAGGTTTGGCATCATTATGAAGGCTCTTCTGTTACGATTCATATCATCAGCCAAACGGGTTCATATAGAAAACTGCTTGTTGGAAAGGACTTTAACGAAGGACAAAAACCACAGCAGATTGTACCTGCAAACTGTTGGTTTGGCGTAACCGTTGACGAACCTGACAGCTATGCTCTCTGCGGATGTACAGTCTCACCCGGTTTTGATTTTGAAGATTTTGAAATGGCTGATCAATCTAATTTATTGGAAAAATATCCTGAGCATGCCGAGATCATTAAACAGTTAACCCAGGAATGA
- a CDS encoding uroporphyrinogen-III synthase, with product MSDTQLALFTANKDVSTSFLHAIESSKGWELLHLSLENYSYAVNLEEEEVISEKMDSFSYIIHGNLRNARFFIQWVQELSVLEEVRNIVHLVPNQASVDFLSEYDIPAVMPREDARPIDIIEFMLRITREGTVLYPTTDQKDEEVPGLLKELEMPVVEFQVCKEDSLAAETLQEFREKVYSAKLDAVIFHSRSSVTRILTAFPELDFHSLNCISSGQAVTQKLLESDIPPTLEARGSWRSLLTILTK from the coding sequence ATGAGTGATACTCAGCTGGCTTTATTTACAGCGAACAAAGATGTTTCGACCTCTTTTTTACATGCAATCGAGAGTTCAAAAGGATGGGAGCTTCTCCATCTTTCACTTGAGAATTATTCCTACGCCGTTAACCTGGAAGAAGAGGAGGTTATCTCAGAAAAAATGGACTCATTTTCCTACATCATTCACGGGAATCTGAGAAATGCCCGATTCTTTATTCAATGGGTTCAGGAACTGAGTGTTCTTGAAGAAGTCCGTAACATTGTTCACCTGGTTCCCAACCAGGCTTCTGTAGATTTTCTGTCTGAATATGATATTCCGGCTGTGATGCCTCGGGAGGATGCGCGTCCCATTGATATCATTGAATTTATGCTTCGGATTACGAGAGAGGGAACCGTACTTTATCCCACAACCGATCAAAAAGATGAAGAAGTGCCGGGTTTGTTGAAAGAATTGGAAATGCCGGTTGTAGAATTTCAGGTGTGTAAGGAAGATTCTTTAGCTGCAGAGACTCTACAGGAATTCAGAGAAAAGGTGTATTCAGCAAAATTGGATGCCGTGATTTTTCACAGCCGTTCGTCTGTTACAAGAATTCTGACTGCTTTTCCTGAGCTGGATTTTCATTCGCTTAATTGCATTTCTTCAGGACAGGCCGTAACACAGAAGCTTCTTGAATCTGATATTCCACCCACTCTCGAAGCGCGGGGTTCCTGGCGTTCTCTACTGACTATTCTAACTAAATAA
- a CDS encoding BamA/TamA family outer membrane protein: protein MIFRFFLLFLIFFFASITNTFGQIIPPDTGESEEPEIRIGSQYTLLPVAGYSSDMGLFGGALLQRINYANNIRPFLSKTTADFTISTKSNVIVDINFERTKTFGTDVRSLVEFNGQRFSYDHYFGIGNETEFSNDLYDDEYFYFENREFSIYYQARKEIVEFGEFGQLDVTASADFSYLNGVSRGEETKYGEDTPFGSGKSWANKLGIGLLADSRNNEFSPSRGFRYEASIEASTSIIGSDYSYTDIRLDVRHYSKLFRSVVLAHKLDFVSIQGDAPFWDLAIIGGDDGLRGYHLDRFRGNQSIYHLLELRSWLFSFWNDEIRVGNQIFWDTGRVFSEYDSNEFFNNWKHSFGGGLIFSFFNPDLMLRMDVGFSDETYRVYFGAGYAF from the coding sequence ATGATCTTCAGGTTCTTTCTGCTCTTTCTGATTTTCTTTTTTGCATCAATTACGAATACTTTTGGACAAATCATTCCGCCCGATACCGGTGAAAGTGAGGAACCGGAAATACGGATTGGCAGCCAATACACATTGCTGCCAGTGGCAGGTTACAGTTCGGATATGGGGTTGTTCGGCGGAGCGCTTCTTCAGAGGATTAATTATGCAAATAATATCCGGCCATTCTTAAGCAAAACCACAGCTGATTTTACCATCTCTACAAAAAGTAACGTCATTGTTGATATTAATTTTGAACGAACCAAAACGTTTGGAACAGACGTCAGAAGTCTGGTTGAATTTAATGGACAGAGATTCTCGTACGACCACTACTTTGGGATTGGAAATGAGACAGAATTCTCGAATGATTTGTATGATGATGAGTATTTCTATTTTGAAAACCGTGAATTCTCCATCTACTATCAGGCCAGGAAAGAAATTGTGGAATTTGGAGAGTTCGGTCAGTTGGATGTCACCGCATCTGCAGATTTTTCGTACCTGAACGGTGTAAGCCGTGGCGAAGAAACAAAATATGGAGAAGACACTCCCTTTGGATCTGGAAAGAGCTGGGCTAACAAGCTGGGAATTGGCCTGTTGGCAGACAGTAGAAATAACGAATTTTCTCCCTCACGCGGGTTTCGGTACGAAGCTTCAATTGAAGCAAGTACATCAATCATAGGAAGTGATTATAGCTATACCGACATACGTTTGGATGTAAGGCATTATTCAAAATTGTTCAGAAGTGTGGTATTGGCGCATAAACTCGATTTTGTTTCTATTCAGGGAGATGCTCCCTTTTGGGATCTTGCAATAATCGGTGGCGATGACGGACTGAGGGGCTATCATTTAGATCGTTTTCGCGGCAACCAATCCATTTATCACTTGCTGGAGCTTCGAAGTTGGTTGTTTTCATTCTGGAATGATGAGATTCGCGTTGGTAACCAGATTTTTTGGGATACCGGGCGTGTTTTTTCTGAATATGATTCGAATGAATTCTTTAATAACTGGAAACATTCATTTGGAGGAGGATTGATATTTTCCTTCTTTAATCCCGACTTAATGTTGAGAATGGATGTTGGTTTTTCTGATGAGACGTATCGAGTTTATTTCGGTGCGGGTTATGCTTTTTAA
- a CDS encoding carboxymuconolactone decarboxylase family protein, which yields MTSKTNELDDFRKNREVMNEKILGLDHLGIKRFFNLDHNTYQEGALPAKTKELLGLVASAVLRCNDCIDYHLEQCAKTGSTKQEIVDALNVALVVGGSIVIPHLRHSVATIEALEEEGSL from the coding sequence ATGACATCAAAAACAAACGAACTTGATGATTTTCGCAAGAATCGTGAGGTGATGAATGAAAAAATTCTGGGATTAGACCATCTGGGGATCAAACGATTTTTTAATCTCGATCACAATACGTATCAGGAGGGAGCTTTACCAGCAAAAACCAAAGAGTTGTTGGGATTAGTAGCGTCTGCCGTTTTACGATGTAATGATTGCATTGACTACCACCTTGAGCAATGTGCAAAAACGGGCTCAACCAAACAGGAAATTGTAGATGCTTTGAATGTAGCCTTAGTAGTGGGCGGCAGCATTGTTATTCCTCATCTCAGGCATTCGGTAGCAACCATTGAAGCATTGGAAGAGGAGGGTTCTCTATAA